In the Alistipes provencensis genome, CGGTCGTGCATAGCTGGCTGCTGGAGGACGCTTCGTTCCTGCGCCTCTCGTCGCTGACGATCGGCTACACGCTGCCCGCGAGCTGGACGCGCAAGATTCGCATCAGCAAGGTGCGTTTCTACGCCACCGGAACCAACCTCTTCTGCTGGACGCCGTACAGCGGCTTCGACCCCGAGGTCGACACGCGCCGCGCGACGCCCATGACCCCCAATGTCGACTATTCGGCCTATCCGAAGAGCCGCTCGTGGGTGTTCGGTGCGAACATCAGCTTCTAACCTCTAACCGACTGAAAAAAACTCAACGATGAAAAAGTTAATCTATATCCTTGCCTGCGCCGGCCTGATGGCCGTTTCGTGCGGCGAAGAGCTGCTGGACACCCGGTCGTCCTCGTCGTCCGATTCGGCGACCATGTTCTCGAACGAGACCTATGCCGAGGCGGCCGTCATGAACATCTACCGCCAGTTCGGTGTGGACAAGTCCTACCGCAACCGCTGGCTGGTCTACTACGGCGCCAACACCGATTCGGAGTGGTACGTTTCGGCGTCGCCCGACAAAGCCACCGATACCAAGACCTTGATTTATACCTACAACGCTACCTATGACGATGCCGGCAGCCAGCTCAACGAAGACGGCGGGCAGTATGCGCTGGCCTACACCGCCATCGAGAACTGCAACCTTGCCGTCGCCGGCCTGCGCAAGTACGGCAATGTCGAGGGCAACGCCGGGATGCGTTACCTGCTGGGCGAATCGCTCGTGCTGCGCGCGTTCTTCTATTTCGACCTGATCAAGGCTTGGGGCGACGTTCCCGCGCGCTTCCAGCCCATCGGCGAAACGGGCGATGTGAACAAGCCCAAGAGCGACCGCGACGAGATCTACAAGCAGATCATCGCCGACCTCGAGGAGGCTGTGAACTATGTCGACTGGCCCAACGAGGGTGCCCGGACGGGCACCGTGACCCGTGTCAACAAAGCCTTCGCCTACGGCCTGCTGGCCCGCGTGTGCCTTTCGGCCGCCGGTTATGCGCAGCGTCCCGACGAGGGGCGGATCGGCACGGGCAACGTGGGCTCGAACCGTCGCAGCAAGCTGGTCGAGGCGGGTCAGGAGTGGGGCGACAATGCCCTCTACACCAAGGCGCTCGATGCCTGCAAGGAGGTGATCGCCAAGGAGAACGCTTCGGTGAAACTGGAGGGCTCCTTCGACGAAATTTGGCGCGACATGATGAAGCGCGAGGTCACGGCCGGAGGCGAGACGCTTTTCGTGATTCCTTTCGCCGACAACCGCGGCCAGTGGATGAACAATTACGCCGTCAAGCACACCACGGCCGACAAATACTGCGGCAAGGCCAATGCCGGCGGCACCATCGGTCCGGTTCCCACGCTCTTCTACGAGTATGACAAGGCCGACCGCCGCCGCGACGTCACCTGCGTTCCCTACCGCTGGAACGGCGGCAAGCAGGAGTTGGAGAACATCCAGAAATGGTATTGCGGCAAGTACCGCTACGAGTGGATGAACGAGGTCGTCTCGGGCAACGACTGCGGCATCAAGCCTATCGTGATGCGCTATGCCGACGTGCTGCTGATGGCCGCCGAGGCCGCCAACGAACTCAACGACCTGCCCTATGCCAAGACGCAACTGCGCAAGGTCCGCTACCGCGCCTTCAAATCCAACGATGCGGTCGACACCTATCTTGACGGCATCGTTTCGAAGGACGATATGTTCTGGGCCATCTACAAGGAGCGCATGCTCGAGTTCAACTGCGAGCAGGTCCGCAAGCAGGACCTCATCCGCTGGGGACTGCTCAAGAAGTCGCTCGACGACGTGAAGGGCAAGATGAAGGCCATGCTCGACCACACGACCTACACCTCGGCCGTTACGGGCGACAGCTATGATTTCTCGACTATCGGTACGAAGGTCTACTACAAGTACGCCGACGACGGCGAGACGCTCCAGCTCCACGGCCTCGACTTCGGCGAGGCCGGCGAACCCGAAGGCACGGGCTGGACGCTCTACACCTCGAAGAAGACCGACGGATCTACCGAGGAGGAGTATATCAAGAGCGGCACGACCTCCACGGCGCGTATCGACATGATCTATCAGTACGATCCCGACGTGCATATGTTCTGGCCGCTTTTCAAGATGTCGCTGACTCCCAACAGCATGCTGGCCAACGATTACGGTTATCCGGTGCGATAGTGACCTGAAAAAGGAAAAAACAAGAAACGTATGAAAACGATTATCAATAAATTCCTGCTGTTCGTGACGCTTTTCGCCGGAGCGGTGTCGCTTCACGGCTGTTCGGACCCCGACGGGATCATCGAGGATATCGCCTACGACCGCGAATTCTCCCCGCTGAACTTTACCTATACGCTGACCAACAACGTGAACGTCGCCTTTTCATGGACGGTCATGACCGGCATCTCCGACTACACGCTGACGCTCTCCTATACCGACGGCGACGGCGGTGTTTACGACGAGGTGGACCTGATCGCCCCGCTCGGCAGCGACGGCACGACGGCCAAGACGATGGAATACGACTTCAAGGAGCTTCCCGGCAACCGCGCATGGAAGGCCGAACTGGTCGCCGTTTCGCAGCGCTCGGGCGTCGCCGATTCGAAACCCGCGGTCTGCATCTTCGCCACGGGCGTCGAGAACCTCTTCCTGAACGACGGCAAGGTCCCCGACGACGATATTACGGCCACTACCGCTCTCCTGCGCTGGGTTGCCGGATCGAACGTCACCGACCTCAGCGTGACGCCCGACGTCGGTAAGATCGGACTCACCGCCGCCCAGATCGCCGCCGGCGAATACGAGCTCACCGGACTGACCACCGGTACGGCCTATACCGTCGAGCTGCTGCGCGACGAGGCCGTGCGCGGAACCGTCACGTTCGTCGCTTCGGACAAGATCGACGTCGACGTGACCGACAAGACTGCGGCTTCGATCACCCTTTCGTGGGGCGCCGACCAGCGGGTTACGAGCCTTGCGCTGAAAGGCGGCGACGACGAGCGCGACATCACGCTGACCGACGCCGAGATCGCCGCGCATACCTATACTTTCGAGGGTCTGAAAGAGCGCACCGAATATTCGATCACGGTCTTCATCGACGGCGTCGAATCGGGCAGTCTGGTCGTCACGACCCTCGGACAGTCCAATTACTGGGATTTCACGACATGGGAAATTGCCTCTTACAGCAACGATGTGCCTGTGACGGTCGATGAACTGACCATCATGCCGCCGAAAGGCAAGGAGGCAGCCATTAAGCTGGATGCCGATTACGGGGTCAATTACCTCGACCGGGGCGGTAAGTCTACTCCGGCGGCTCCTTCGGCCGAGGCTCCGACCAACGGCTATCTGAAATTTTCGGTAGTTGGCGAAGGCGTTCTCGTGATCGACAGCTATGCCAACGGTGCAGGACGTAATTTCTATGCCTATGTCGATGCGCTGGGTAAGAGTTTCGGACCGGTCGAAGCCCCCACGGCAGACAACCGCGGCAAGGTTTACATCCCCTGTCCGGGTATTCCGTCCAATGCTTCCGTCTATGTATGGACCGACAACTCAATCAACCACATCTACAGCATCGGCTGGTACGAGGGTTCGGAGGCTCCGGGGCAGAACGCCACGCCGCTCGCCGCTCCCGTGGTAACGGCCGCTCCCGCCGAGGTGACCAAGGGCGACAATGCCCCCGTGACTTTCTCGTGGGACGCCGTTCCCAACGCCGCGACCTATACCTACCGCCTCGCCCTGACGACGCTCAATGGTGAGACCGAAGAGGTCGTTCGCTTCTCGGAGACCGTTTCCGCGACCCGGATGACCGTTCCGGCCGAGACCGTCGCCAAACTCAAACCGGGTACTTACACGATCTCGGTGACCGCTGCGGCTGCCTCCGACTACCTCTACAAACCGTCGTCCGCCGGCAGCGCCACGCTGACGGTCAACGACACCAAACTGGCGGCTCCCGTCGTGAAGTTCACGCCTGCGAAAGTCACCATCGGCGAACAGACGGAGGTTGTGGCATCGTGGGATGCCGTTGAAGGTGCTGCGTCGTATGATGTCTCTTTCAATAACGGCGCTGCCGAGAGAGTGACCGCGACTTCCTATACGATCGCTGCCGCGACGGTCGCCGCACTTGCCGTGGGTGACTACACGATCTCGGTCGTTGCCAATCCTGCCGATGCCTCGTCGCAGGTTTCCGATCCCGGTACGGCCAAACTGACCGTTGCCGAGGCTACGACGGGCCCCGGTACGGCTTTGTCATGGGGCGCGGATGAATTTGCAGCTATCTGGGCCGGATTCGGCAACAGTACGGGCGACATCAACGCCGCGGCGCTGGATACGATGGTAGCAACGGGCGATCTGACGAAGAATACCGACAGCTTTACCTACAAAGGTCTTTCGTTCCTGCTGGGCGGCGGCAAATTCAAATTCGGCTCGAACAACAACGCTGCCGGGGATAAGGCGCTTCGGTTCCAGTTCGGCGGTACGGGTAGCATGACCAAGGCGAACGTGTCGTTCGCAGTAGACGGACCCGGTACGTTGGTTGTCGAGGCTGTTTCGGGCGGAACGACGGCACGGGCGTTGGCCGTGAACGTTGACGGTACGGAACTGCCGACGCAGGAGGCGCCCGCGAGCGGAGACGGTGCTGTGAAACTGACATTCGATTGCTCGGCTGCTTCTGCGGGATCGAAGATCACGATTTACAGTACGAACAGCGGCATCAACGTTTTCTCGGTCGTCTGGACGCCGCAGGGCGGCTCGGGCGGCGGCGATACGGGGACGGCTTATGTATGGGGGCTGGACGATGTGACTGCTATGTGGGATGGATTCGCTCAAAGTACGGGCGACATCAACGCGGCGGCACTGCCCTCGATGACCGAAACGGCCGACCTGAAGAAAGATGCCGACGGTTTCACTTACAAGGGCCTTTCATTCCTGCTGGGCGGCGGTAAGTTTAAATTCGGCTCGAA is a window encoding:
- a CDS encoding fibronectin type III domain-containing protein; amino-acid sequence: MKTIINKFLLFVTLFAGAVSLHGCSDPDGIIEDIAYDREFSPLNFTYTLTNNVNVAFSWTVMTGISDYTLTLSYTDGDGGVYDEVDLIAPLGSDGTTAKTMEYDFKELPGNRAWKAELVAVSQRSGVADSKPAVCIFATGVENLFLNDGKVPDDDITATTALLRWVAGSNVTDLSVTPDVGKIGLTAAQIAAGEYELTGLTTGTAYTVELLRDEAVRGTVTFVASDKIDVDVTDKTAASITLSWGADQRVTSLALKGGDDERDITLTDAEIAAHTYTFEGLKERTEYSITVFIDGVESGSLVVTTLGQSNYWDFTTWEIASYSNDVPVTVDELTIMPPKGKEAAIKLDADYGVNYLDRGGKSTPAAPSAEAPTNGYLKFSVVGEGVLVIDSYANGAGRNFYAYVDALGKSFGPVEAPTADNRGKVYIPCPGIPSNASVYVWTDNSINHIYSIGWYEGSEAPGQNATPLAAPVVTAAPAEVTKGDNAPVTFSWDAVPNAATYTYRLALTTLNGETEEVVRFSETVSATRMTVPAETVAKLKPGTYTISVTAAAASDYLYKPSSAGSATLTVNDTKLAAPVVKFTPAKVTIGEQTEVVASWDAVEGAASYDVSFNNGAAERVTATSYTIAAATVAALAVGDYTISVVANPADASSQVSDPGTAKLTVAEATTGPGTALSWGADEFAAIWAGFGNSTGDINAAALDTMVATGDLTKNTDSFTYKGLSFLLGGGKFKFGSNNNAAGDKALRFQFGGTGSMTKANVSFAVDGPGTLVVEAVSGGTTARALAVNVDGTELPTQEAPASGDGAVKLTFDCSAASAGSKITIYSTNSGINVFSVVWTPQGGSGGGDTGTAYVWGLDDVTAMWDGFAQSTGDINAAALPSMTETADLKKDADGFTYKGLSFLLGGGKFKFGSNNNADGVKTLRFQFGGTGSVTKANVSFTVDAPGTLVVEAVAGGSVAEKARPLAVAIDGAEVATQDTPDSSGNAQKLSFDCSSASAGSKITIYSKNSGINVFSITWTPLN
- a CDS encoding RagB/SusD family nutrient uptake outer membrane protein, whose translation is MKKLIYILACAGLMAVSCGEELLDTRSSSSSDSATMFSNETYAEAAVMNIYRQFGVDKSYRNRWLVYYGANTDSEWYVSASPDKATDTKTLIYTYNATYDDAGSQLNEDGGQYALAYTAIENCNLAVAGLRKYGNVEGNAGMRYLLGESLVLRAFFYFDLIKAWGDVPARFQPIGETGDVNKPKSDRDEIYKQIIADLEEAVNYVDWPNEGARTGTVTRVNKAFAYGLLARVCLSAAGYAQRPDEGRIGTGNVGSNRRSKLVEAGQEWGDNALYTKALDACKEVIAKENASVKLEGSFDEIWRDMMKREVTAGGETLFVIPFADNRGQWMNNYAVKHTTADKYCGKANAGGTIGPVPTLFYEYDKADRRRDVTCVPYRWNGGKQELENIQKWYCGKYRYEWMNEVVSGNDCGIKPIVMRYADVLLMAAEAANELNDLPYAKTQLRKVRYRAFKSNDAVDTYLDGIVSKDDMFWAIYKERMLEFNCEQVRKQDLIRWGLLKKSLDDVKGKMKAMLDHTTYTSAVTGDSYDFSTIGTKVYYKYADDGETLQLHGLDFGEAGEPEGTGWTLYTSKKTDGSTEEEYIKSGTTSTARIDMIYQYDPDVHMFWPLFKMSLTPNSMLANDYGYPVR